In the genome of Pongo pygmaeus isolate AG05252 chromosome 9, NHGRI_mPonPyg2-v2.0_pri, whole genome shotgun sequence, one region contains:
- the LOC129008063 gene encoding mas-related G-protein coupled receptor member X1 gives MDPTIPTLDTEPTPINGTEETLCYKQTLSLTVLTCIISLVGLTGNAVVLWLLGFRMRRTAFSIYILNLAAADFLFLSGRLIYSLLSFISIPHTISKILYPVMMFSYFAGLSFLSAMSTERCLSVLWPIWYRCHRPTHLSAVVCVLLWALSLLRSILEWMLCGFLFSDADSAWCQTSDFITVAWLIFLCVVLCGSNLVLLIRILCGSRKIPLTRLYVTILLTVLVFLLCGLPFGIQFFLFLWIHVDWEVLFCHVHLVSIFLSALNSSANPIIYFFVGSFRQRQNRQNLKLVLQRALQDTSEVDEGGGWFPEETLELSGSRLEQ, from the coding sequence ATGGATCCAACCATCCCAACCTTGGATACAGAACCGACACCAATCAACGGAACTGAGGAGACTCTTTGCTACAAGCAGACCTTGAGCCTCACGGTGCTGACGTGCATCATTTCCCTTGTCGGGCTGACAGGAAATGCTGTTGTGCTCTGGCTCTTGGGCTTCCGTATGCGCAGGACCGCCTTCTCCATCTACATCCTCAACCTGGCCGCAGCAGACTTCCTCTTCCTCAGCGGCCGCCTTATATATTCTCTGTTAAGCTTCATCAGTATCCCCCATACCATCTCTAAAATCCTCTATCCTGTGATGATGTTTTCCTACTTTGCAGGCCTGAGCTTTCTGAGTGCCATGAGCACCGAGCGCTGCCTGTCCGTCCTGTGGCCCATCTGGTACCGCTGCCACCGCCCCACACACCTGTCAGCGGTGGTGTGTGTCCTGCTTTGGGCCCTGTCCCTGCTGCGGAGCATCCTGGAGTGGATGCTCTGTGGCTTCCTGTTTAGTGATGCTGATTCTGCTTGGTGTCAAACATCAGATTTCATCACAGTCGCgtggctgatttttttatgtgTGGTTCTCTGTGGGTCCAACCTGGTCCTGCTGATCAGGATTCTCTGTGGATCCCGGAAGATACCGCTGACCAGGCTGTACGTGACCATCCTGCTCACAGTGCTGGTCTTCCTCCTCTGCGGCCTGCCCTTTGGCATtcagtttttcctatttttatggaTCCACGTGGACTGGGAAGTCTTATTTTGTCATGTTCATCTAGTTTCTATTTTCCTGTCTGCTCTTAACAGCAGTGCCAACCCCATCATTTACTTCTTCGTGGGGTCCTTTAGGCAGCGTCAAAATAGGCAGAATCTGAAGCTGGTTCTCCAGAGGGCTCTGCAGGACACGTCTGAGGTGGATGAAGGTGGAGGGTGGTTTCCTGAGGAAACCCTGGAGCTGTCGGGAAGCAGATTGGAGCAGTGA